Proteins co-encoded in one Phalacrocorax carbo chromosome 5, bPhaCar2.1, whole genome shotgun sequence genomic window:
- the C5H15orf62 gene encoding uncharacterized protein C15orf62 homolog, mitochondrial — MDTWRRGSLKSTTFFRRFSLRRHKKLGNQVIILNQNSHTLDSDGQCQKRECLRDLKDKSDYLSCQSEQNLAKAQAPPKPPRLYLDSSSCPNIIDHTDSHSDISFSGATHQYHKATQTQFHKDQATDCGTSEFPGPQNGTTLSDLPDPFLSFKVDLGLSLLEDVLQTLRKQNPRDYTI; from the coding sequence ATGGATACTTGGCGGAGAGGGTCCCTTAAGTCCACAACGTTCTTCAGACGGTTCTCCCTCAGGAGGCACAAAAAGCTGGGCAACCAAGTCATCATCTTGAATCAGAACAGCCACACTCTGGACAGCGATGGACAGTGCCAGAAGAGGGAATGCTTGAGGGATCTGAAGGACAAGTCTGATTACCTGTCATGTCAGAGCGAGCAAAACCTAGCCAAGGCACAAGCACCTCCCAAGCCTCCCCGGCTGTACCTGGACAGTTCTAGCTGCCCTAACATCATTGATCACACAGATTCTCACTCTGACATCTCCTTTTCTGGTGCTACTCATCAATACCACAAAGCCACTCAAACTCAGTTCCACAAGGACCAGGCTACAGACTGCGGGACCTCAGAATTCCCAGGTCCCCAGAATGGCACCACTCTTTCTGACCTGCCTGATCCCTTCCTGTCCTTCAAAGTGGATTTGGGGCTGTCACTTCTCGAGGATGTTCTGCAGACCCTCAGGAAACAGAATCCAAGAGATTACACCATCTGA
- the GCHFR gene encoding GTP cyclohydrolase 1 feedback regulatory protein, translating to MPYLLISTQIRMEVGPTMVGDEHSDPSLMSYLGATKRNMLGNHFWEYYVNDAPRIVLNKLESCGYRVVSMTGVGQTLVWCLHKE from the exons ATGCCGTACCTGCTCATCAGCACCCAGATCCGCATG GAGGTTGGCCCCACCATGGTGGGGGACGAGCATTCGGATCCCAGCCTGATGAGCTACCTGGGGGCCACGAAGAGGAACATGCTGGGGAACCACTT CTGGGAGTACTACGTGAACGACGCACCGCGGATAGTCTTGAACAAGCTGGAGAGCTGCGGGTACCGGGTGGTGAGCATGACAGGCGTGGGCCAGACGCTGGTGTGGTGCCTCCACAAGGAATAG